Proteins encoded within one genomic window of Hemitrygon akajei chromosome 13, sHemAka1.3, whole genome shotgun sequence:
- the LOC140737558 gene encoding uncharacterized protein gives TVGFPWSAPVLSQLLGVGRGHPPARGRRAPQLGRSTGRARRASRVATAPPLPGGRGGGASSSRGSCPAPLRTPARPTQPLEPILIPKLRIWLADFPYLHCSNMPEAVHLGDLLRIWVRPGARLTPSPPDFQGPARVHRTPPEPRRFPGHGPLSRDEPIPGRPALHKEKRTLPGAPAGFSGIVCVTALDAARRPSPPLRIRGSEPDSLSIGPGQRRPLPVPSERRSPIS, from the coding sequence acagtcGGATTCCCCTGGTCCGCACCAGTTCTAAGTCAGCTGCTAGGCGTCGGCCGAGGCCACCCGCCAGCGCGAGGCCGACGGGCACCGCAGCTGGGGCGATCCACAGGAAGGGCCCGGCGCGCGTCCAGAGTCGCCACCGCACCGCCCCTTCCCGGAGGGAGGGGAGGCGGCGCCTCGTCCAGCCGCGGCTCGTGCCCAGCCCCGCTTCGCACCCCAGCCCGACCGACCCAGCCCTTAGAGCCAATCCTTATCCCGAAGTTACGGATCTGGCTTGCCGACTTCCCTTACCTACATTGTTCCAACATGCCAGAGGCTGTTCACCTTGGAGACCTGCTGCGGATATGGGTACGGCCCGGCGCGAGACTTACACCATCTCCCCCGGATTTTCAAGGGCCAGCGAGAGTTCACCGGACGCCGCCGGAACCGCGACGCTTTCCAGGGCACGGGCCCCTCTCTCGGGACGAACCCATTCCAGGGCGCCCTGCCCTTCACAAAGAAAAGAGAACTCTTCCCGGGGCTCCCGCCGGCTTCTCCGGGATCGTTTGCGTTACCGCACTGGACGCCGCGAGGCGCCCGTCTCCGCCACTCCGGATTCGGGGATCTGAACCCGATTCCCTTTCGATCGGCCCAGGGCAACGGAGGCCATTGCCCGTCCCTTCAGAACGGCGTTCGCCCATCTCTTAG